A genomic stretch from Telopea speciosissima isolate NSW1024214 ecotype Mountain lineage chromosome 7, Tspe_v1, whole genome shotgun sequence includes:
- the LOC122669174 gene encoding transcription factor bHLH106-like — translation MQSNNSQEGSELYQIITGAARFDVGSYGFPANYEFTTIPNVSGGSQSQPLEMSRITEMPQARALVASRNHKEAEKRRRERINSHLDRLRGLLPCNSKTDKASLLAMVIQHVKELKQQTSKITELELFPSENDEIAVFSGDFCGRSILNVTVCCENRSDLLPDLIQTLKLLRLKTLRAEMATLGGRMRNVLIVTGEDCSSDESIDFLRDALKSVVERSSSADVSKRRRIDL, via the exons ATGCAGTCCAACAACTCGCAGGAAGGTTCAGAACTCTACCAGATTATCACCGGAGCCGCTAGGTTCGACGTTGGGTCTTATGGGTTTCCGGCGAATTATGAATTCACGACAATTCCGAACGTTTCTGGTGGCTCCCAGTCTCAACCCTTGGAAATGTCTAGAATTACAGAGATGCCACAAGCGAGAGCTCTCGTTGCTTCAAGGAATCATAAAGAAGCAGAGAAACGAAGGAGGGAGAGAATCAATTCACATCTAGATAGGCTCCGTGGCCTCCTTCCCTGCAACTCCaaa ACAGACAAAGCATCACTGTTAGCGATGGTGATTCAACACGTGAAGGAGTTAAAGCAGCAAACCTCAAAGATCACAGAACTGGAGCTGTTCCCTTCTGAAAACGACGAGATCGCTGTATTTTCAGGTGATTTTTGTGGAAGATCGATTCTTAATGTTACGGTCTGCTGCGAAAATCGATCCGATCTCTTACCTGACTTGATCCAGACATTGAAATTGCTTCGGTTGAAAACTCTGAGAGCAGAAATGGCGACTTTAGGTGGAAGAATGCGAAACGTTCTAATTGTGACCGGAGAAGACTGTAGTAGCGACGAATCAATCGATTTCTTACGCGACGCTTTGAAATCTGTCGTCGAACGATCTAGTTCCGCTGATGTTTCTAAAAGGCGTCGCATCGATCTCTGa